One window from the genome of Streptococcus salivarius encodes:
- the cysS gene encoding cysteine--tRNA ligase — MIKIYDTMTRSLRDFVPLTENVVNMYVCGPTVYNYIHIGNARSAVAFDTIRRYFEYCGYTVNYISNFTDVDDKIIKAANEAGISTKELSDKFIAAFMEDIAQLGIKPATQNPRVINYMDEIIAFVSTLVDKGFAYVSEGDVYFRVAKSNNYAKLANKTLEDLEIGASGRTDAETERKENPLDFALWKAAKEGEVSWDSPWGPGRPGWHIECSVMATEILGDTIDIHGGGADLEFPHHTNEIAQSEAKTGKTFANYWMHNGFVNVDNEKMSKSLGNFVTVHDMLKTVDGQVLRFFLATQQYRKPINFTEKAIHDAEVNLKYLKNTHSLPLTDQVNQDELQTYLDAFQEAMDDDFNTANGVTVLFDMAKWINSGNYDQTVKDAFEKMLQVFGIVFEEEVLDEDIEKLIEERQAARANKDFATADRIRDELAAQGIKLLDTKEGVRWTRD; from the coding sequence GTGATTAAAATTTATGATACGATGACGCGTTCGCTCCGTGATTTTGTACCTTTGACAGAAAATGTTGTCAATATGTATGTCTGCGGACCAACAGTTTACAATTATATTCATATCGGAAATGCCCGTTCAGCAGTAGCTTTTGATACTATTCGTCGTTATTTTGAGTATTGTGGCTACACAGTCAACTATATTTCTAACTTTACGGATGTAGATGATAAGATCATCAAGGCAGCCAATGAAGCTGGCATTTCAACTAAAGAATTGTCGGACAAGTTTATCGCGGCTTTTATGGAAGATATTGCACAGCTTGGCATTAAACCAGCGACACAAAATCCTCGTGTTATTAACTACATGGATGAAATCATTGCATTTGTGTCAACCTTGGTTGACAAAGGATTCGCCTATGTCTCTGAAGGTGATGTTTACTTCCGAGTAGCTAAGTCAAACAACTATGCTAAATTGGCTAACAAGACTTTGGAAGATCTTGAAATTGGTGCAAGCGGACGTACGGATGCTGAAACAGAACGTAAGGAGAATCCTCTGGATTTTGCCCTTTGGAAAGCTGCCAAAGAGGGAGAAGTTTCTTGGGACAGCCCGTGGGGACCAGGTCGTCCTGGTTGGCACATCGAATGTTCAGTTATGGCGACTGAAATCCTTGGAGATACCATCGACATCCATGGTGGAGGGGCAGACCTTGAGTTTCCACACCATACCAATGAAATTGCCCAATCAGAAGCCAAAACTGGCAAGACCTTCGCCAACTACTGGATGCACAACGGTTTTGTCAATGTGGACAATGAGAAAATGTCAAAATCCTTAGGTAACTTTGTAACGGTTCATGATATGCTTAAGACAGTCGATGGTCAAGTGCTTCGCTTCTTCCTAGCAACACAACAGTACCGTAAGCCAATTAACTTTACTGAAAAAGCTATTCATGATGCTGAAGTCAATCTTAAGTATTTGAAAAACACCCACAGCCTTCCATTGACAGATCAGGTGAATCAAGATGAGTTGCAAACTTATCTTGATGCCTTCCAAGAAGCTATGGATGATGACTTTAATACAGCGAATGGTGTGACTGTTCTGTTTGACATGGCCAAATGGATTAATTCAGGCAATTATGACCAAACCGTTAAGGATGCTTTTGAAAAAATGCTCCAAGTCTTCGGTATTGTTTTCGAAGAAGAAGTCCTTGATGAAGATATCGAAAAACTCATTGAAGAGCGTCAAGCAGCGCGTGCCAACAAGGACTTTGCGACAGCAGACCGCATTCGCGATGAGTTGGCTGCTCAAGGTATCAAACTTCTTGATACCAAGGAGGGCGTGAGGTGGACACGTGACTAA
- a CDS encoding Mini-ribonuclease 3, with translation MTKHLDVNLINGIALAFEGDAVYSLYIRRHLIFQGQTKPNQLHRLATRYVSAKAQASLIEKMLEQELLTEKELDIYKRGRNANSHTKAKNTDVITYKMSTGFEAVMGYLHMTEDIARLEELIAWCIDEVEKEI, from the coding sequence GTGACTAAACATCTTGATGTCAACCTTATTAATGGTATTGCTCTCGCTTTTGAGGGAGATGCTGTTTATTCCTTGTACATTCGCCGTCACCTGATTTTTCAAGGTCAGACCAAGCCAAATCAATTGCACCGTCTAGCTACACGCTATGTGTCGGCAAAGGCGCAGGCTAGTCTCATTGAAAAAATGCTAGAGCAAGAGCTTTTGACTGAAAAAGAGCTAGATATCTATAAACGAGGTCGTAATGCGAATAGTCATACCAAGGCTAAAAATACAGATGTCATTACCTACAAAATGTCAACAGGCTTCGAAGCAGTCATGGGCTATCTTCATATGACTGAGGATATTGCTCGCTTAGAGGAACTAATTGCTTGGTGTATTGACGAAGTTGAAAAAGAAATCTAA
- the rlmB gene encoding 23S rRNA (guanosine(2251)-2'-O)-methyltransferase RlmB, producing MKTTKESSLDIVYGVHAVTESLEANTGNKLYIQDDLRGKNVDAIKALAAEKKVSISWTPKKTLSDMTGGAVHQGFVLRVSEFAYSELSVIMDKAEQEENPLVLILDGLNDPHNFGSILRTADATQVTGVIIPKHRAVGVTPVVAKTSTGAVEHIPVARVTNLSQTLDKLKEAGFWVFGTDMDGTPSHKWNTAGKVALIIGNEGKGISANIKKQVDEMITIPMSGHVQSLNASVAAAVLMYEVYRNRL from the coding sequence ATGAAAACAACTAAAGAATCAAGTCTAGACATTGTTTACGGTGTGCACGCCGTAACAGAGAGTCTAGAAGCAAATACTGGTAATAAACTCTATATTCAAGATGATCTTCGAGGGAAAAATGTTGATGCCATTAAGGCCTTGGCAGCTGAAAAGAAGGTTTCCATCTCTTGGACACCTAAGAAAACCTTGTCTGATATGACAGGTGGGGCTGTGCATCAAGGTTTTGTTCTTCGTGTGTCAGAGTTCGCTTATTCTGAGCTCTCAGTTATTATGGATAAGGCTGAACAAGAGGAGAATCCTCTAGTCCTCATTTTAGATGGACTTAACGACCCTCATAACTTTGGTTCTATCCTACGTACAGCTGATGCTACTCAGGTGACAGGAGTTATTATTCCTAAGCATCGTGCTGTGGGGGTAACACCTGTCGTTGCCAAGACATCAACAGGGGCCGTGGAGCATATTCCCGTTGCCCGAGTGACTAATCTTAGCCAAACTCTTGATAAGCTTAAAGAAGCAGGCTTCTGGGTGTTTGGAACGGATATGGATGGGACCCCATCTCATAAATGGAATACAGCTGGAAAGGTTGCTCTTATCATTGGTAATGAAGGTAAGGGAATCTCTGCTAACATCAAGAAACAAGTGGATGAGATGATTACTATACCCATGAGTGGTCATGTGCAGAGCCTTAATGCCAGTGTGGCTGCAGCAGTTCTCATGTATGAAGTTTATCGAAACCGATTGTAA
- a CDS encoding NYN domain-containing protein translates to MKKRILLVDGYNMIAFWQETRQLFKTNQLDEARETLLRKLNHYANFEHIDIICVFDAQFVPGSRQRYDQYRISVIFTEEDETADSYIERAAAEMNTVQNLVEVATSDLNEQWAIFSQGALRVSARELEERVNTVKSDLDKMSAHIDLKTPKLRPWDDAQLGKLQDLLNEIE, encoded by the coding sequence ATGAAAAAAAGAATACTTCTAGTTGATGGTTATAATATGATTGCCTTTTGGCAAGAAACCCGTCAACTCTTTAAGACCAATCAGCTTGATGAAGCTCGTGAAACATTGCTTCGTAAGCTCAATCATTATGCTAACTTTGAACATATTGATATTATCTGTGTGTTTGATGCCCAGTTTGTTCCAGGGAGCCGTCAGCGTTATGATCAGTATCGTATCAGTGTTATTTTTACTGAGGAAGATGAGACAGCAGATAGCTATATTGAGCGCGCAGCGGCTGAGATGAATACTGTTCAAAATTTAGTTGAAGTAGCAACTAGTGACTTAAATGAACAGTGGGCTATCTTTTCACAAGGAGCTTTACGTGTTTCGGCGCGTGAGTTGGAAGAGCGTGTCAATACTGTTAAGTCTGACTTAGACAAGATGTCGGCACATATTGACTTAAAGACACCAAAACTACGTCCATGGGACGATGCACAATTAGGGAAATTACAGGACCTTTTAAATGAAATAGAATAG